The DNA region CCACCGATCATCCCTCGGGTGGGTCCTGCCCGCACGTTCTACACCCGGAGTAGGTCGGGCCCTACTGCTTACGTACGATTTCGGTCCCCAGGAGCCGAAGCGGTGGAACCCCGCACCACCAGTTCCGGCATGAACACGAACTCGCTGTGGGGCGCCGGTGTCCCGCCGATCTCCTCCAGCAACGTACGTACCGCGGCCTGGCCCATGGCCGGGACCGGCTTGCGGACCGTCGTGAGGGGCGGGTCCGTGAACGCGATCAGAGGGGAGTCGTCGAAACCGACGACGGAGATGTCCTTGGGGACGTCGAGGCCGCGCTGCCGTGCGGCCCGTATGGCACCGAGCGCCATCATGTCGCTCGCGCAGACGATGGCCGTGCAGTCGCGGTCGATGAGTGCCGCGGTGGCCGCCTGGCCGCCCTCCAGCGTGTACAGCGAGTGCTGGACCAGACGCTCTTCGATGTCGGACGTGGCCAGGCCCAACAGGTCCTGCATCGTGCGGACGAAGCCCTCGATCTTCCGCTGGACCGGCACGAACCGCTTCGGGCCCAGGGCGAGCCCGATGTTGGTGTGACCGAGCGAGACGAGGTGGGTGACCGCGAGCGCCATCGCCGCCCGGTCGTCCGGCGAGATGAAGGGCGCCTGCACCTTTGGCGAGAAACCGTCGACGAGGACGAACGGCACACCCTGGCCGCGCAGCTGCTCGTAGCGCTGCATGTCCGCGGAGGTGTCCGCGTGCAGTCCGGAGACGAAGATGATGCCGGCGACGCCCCGGTCGACCAGCATCTCGGTCAGCTCGTCCTCGGTGGAGCCGCCCGGAGTCTGGGTCGCGAGGACCGGCGTGTAGCCCTGCCGCGTCAGCGCCTGGCCGATGACCTGGGCCAGGGCCGGGAATATCGGGTTCTCCAACTCCGGGGTTATCAGCCCGACGAGCCCCTCGCTGCGCTGCCGCAGCCGTACGGGCCGCTCGTAGCCCAGCACGTCGAGCGCGGCGAGAACGGACTGGCGGGTGGTCGCGGCGACGCCCGGCTTCCCGTTCAGGACGCGGCTGACGGTCGCTTCGCTCACCCCCGCCTGGGCTGCGATGTCGGCAAGCCGTGTGGTCACAGGACTGGACTGTACCGGCCGGGTCTCGCCCTGCCCACCGAACGAACGACGGGTGCGGGCACTTGATCGGCCCGCTCGGGGCTGCTGCGTCATCGCGTTCCCTCGTGATTCTGGTCGGCATTGCGGTCTGTGCCCGTTGCGTACGCCGTGTGCGCCCGCGGGAAAGGGGCCCTACGAGGGTTCCCTGCAAGACGCCGACGGGCCGATGATCCCCGTGACGGGTCGGTATGGCAAGACCTTGCAGAGTCTTGCACAGAGGTCCCGTGCCCGGTGAACGCCCATGAATCAAGGCTCAGGACGGTCGAGAAGAGGTCACGACCGAGTAACTGTCGGTCGGGCTTGCATATTTTTGCTGCAAGGTCTTTCGCAACGCTTTCATCGCTGTTACGTTCACGTCGCCCGGCGGCGGCAACGGTGCAGTCGGAGAGTCGGCAGGGACGGCGGACGGGGCCGCTCCCTCAAGCACACGGGCTTTCACCCTCAAGGAGAACTCATGCGGCGTGGCATAGCGGCCACCGCACTGGTGGCGTCCCTCGCCCTCGCGGCGACGGCCTGCGGCGGCGACAGCGACGACAGTGGCAAGGCGGACGGCCCGGTCACCATCACGTGGTGGGACACGTCCAACGCCACCAACGAGGCACCGGTCTACAAGGCCCTCGCGAAGGAATTCGAGAAGGCCAACCCGGGCATCAAGGTCAAGTACGTCAACGTGCCGTTCGACCAGGCGCAGAACAAGTTCGACACCGCCGCCGGTTCCAAGGGCGCCCCGGACATCCTGCGCTCCGAGGTCGGCTGGACCCCCGCGTTCGCCAAGAAGGGCTTCTTCCTGCCGCTCGACGGCACCGAGGCCCTCGCGGACCAGGCCAAGTTCCAGCCCAGCCTGATCGAGCAGGCCAAGTACGACGGCAAGACGTACGGTGTGCCGCTGGTCACCGACACCCTCGCGCTGGTCTACAACAAGGCGCTCTTCAAGAAGGCCGGCATCGACGGGGCGCCCGCCACCTGGGCCGACCTCAAGACCGACGCCGGCACCATCAAGAAGAAGACGGGCGTCGACGGCTACTGGGGCTCCACCCAGGCCTACTACGCGCAGTCGTTCCTCTACGGCGAGGGCACCGACACGGTCGACGCCGACGCCAAGAAGATCACCGTCGCCTCGCCCGAGGCCAAGAAGGCCTACAAGACCTGGCAGGGCCTCTTCGACGGCAACGGCCTGCACAAGGCCGACACCACCGCCGACGCGTACGCCCACATCCAGGACGCGTTCGTCAACGGCAAGGTCGCCGCGATCGTCCAGGGCCCGTGGGAGATCACGAACTTCTACAAGGGCTCGGCCTTCAAGGACAAGGGCAACCTCGGCATCGCCACGGTCCCGGCCGGCTCCAGTGGCAAGGCGGGCGCCCCGACCGGCGGCCACAACCTCTCCGTGTACGCGGGCTCGGACAAGGCCCACCAGGAGGCCTCGCTCAAGTTCCTGAAGTTCATGACCTCGGCGAAGTCCCAGGAGACGATCGCCCTGAAGAACTCCACGCTGCCGACGCGCGACGACGCCTACACCACCGAGGTCAAGTCCGACCCGGGCATCGCCGGCTACCAGGGCGTGCTCTCCGCCGCCCAGCCGCGCCCGGCGCTGCCCGAGTACAGCTCGCTGTGGGGTCCGCTCGACACCGAACTGCCC from Streptomyces sp. NBC_00258 includes:
- a CDS encoding LacI family DNA-binding transcriptional regulator; its protein translation is MTTRLADIAAQAGVSEATVSRVLNGKPGVAATTRQSVLAALDVLGYERPVRLRQRSEGLVGLITPELENPIFPALAQVIGQALTRQGYTPVLATQTPGGSTEDELTEMLVDRGVAGIIFVSGLHADTSADMQRYEQLRGQGVPFVLVDGFSPKVQAPFISPDDRAAMALAVTHLVSLGHTNIGLALGPKRFVPVQRKIEGFVRTMQDLLGLATSDIEERLVQHSLYTLEGGQAATAALIDRDCTAIVCASDMMALGAIRAARQRGLDVPKDISVVGFDDSPLIAFTDPPLTTVRKPVPAMGQAAVRTLLEEIGGTPAPHSEFVFMPELVVRGSTASAPGDRNRT
- a CDS encoding extracellular solute-binding protein; protein product: MRRGIAATALVASLALAATACGGDSDDSGKADGPVTITWWDTSNATNEAPVYKALAKEFEKANPGIKVKYVNVPFDQAQNKFDTAAGSKGAPDILRSEVGWTPAFAKKGFFLPLDGTEALADQAKFQPSLIEQAKYDGKTYGVPLVTDTLALVYNKALFKKAGIDGAPATWADLKTDAGTIKKKTGVDGYWGSTQAYYAQSFLYGEGTDTVDADAKKITVASPEAKKAYKTWQGLFDGNGLHKADTTADAYAHIQDAFVNGKVAAIVQGPWEITNFYKGSAFKDKGNLGIATVPAGSSGKAGAPTGGHNLSVYAGSDKAHQEASLKFLKFMTSAKSQETIALKNSTLPTRDDAYTTEVKSDPGIAGYQGVLSAAQPRPALPEYSSLWGPLDTELPKIAGGKESLDKGLGNAETAIAKLVPDFSK